The following are encoded together in the Salvelinus alpinus chromosome 37, SLU_Salpinus.1, whole genome shotgun sequence genome:
- the LOC139566061 gene encoding neuroepithelial cell-transforming gene 1 protein-like isoform X2, protein MVAYDELGSLVPIKRTLQAIDCQNRGNKDSEEPSNKRVRPLGRVTSLANFISPVRNGAVRRFGQTIQSMSFRGDGNGGKTPGVPQKPCSKAAAPTPPKRRNSTLWSETLDVHQKGTFSTKEIKRQEAIFELTRGEQDLIEDLQLARKAYHDPMLKLSIMSEEELTHIFGDLDAYIPLHEDLLAQLARATGPDGTVGQIGQIVVSWLPGLNAYRDYCSNQVAAKALLDQKKQDRRVQDFLQRCLESPFSRKLDLWSFLDIPRSRLFKYPLLLKEILKHTTPEHPDTPHLEVAITIIQGVLSDINMKKGESESQYYIDKLEYLDDRQRDPRIDQCKSLLCHGELRNKSGTKLHVFLFTELLVMTRPVTRNEHHCFQVYRQPIPVQDLVLEDLQDGDVKMGGSFRGAFSNSDKAKNIFRVRFHDPSRGQSHTLQVNDVFHKQQWLNCLRSAISVHHPADAAVTTPASSPAADAHSKRLSSKISSVIHTEEADENCPLTPAGAMSASSSLCGDETPSPTSTSPSSRSSSSSSSPLSSPSPKHKTKKDKRSLCALGKRKETMV, encoded by the exons ATGGTGGCTTACGATGAACTGGGTAGCTTGGTGCCTATCAAACGGACTCTACAAGCTATAGACTGTCAGAACCGAGGCAACAAAGACTCAGAG gaaCCCAGCAACAAGCGTGTCCGTCCTCTCGGCAGGGTGACCTCGCTGGCTAACTTCATCTCCCCCGTGAGGAATGGGGCCGTCCGGCGCTTCGGCCAGACCATCCAGTCCATGTCCTTCCGGGGCGATGGCAATGGTGGCAAGACGCCGGGCGTGCCCCAGAAGCCATGCAGTAAGGCGGCGGCGCCCACGCCGCCCAAGAGACGCAACAGCACGCTGTGGTCGGAGACATTAGACGTCCACCAGAAGGGCACCTTCTCCACCAAGGAGATCAAGAGACAGGAG GCCATATTTGAGTTGACTCGCGGCGAACAGGACCTGATTGAGGACCTCCAGCTCGCACGCAAG gcgTACCACGACCCCATGCTGAAGCTGAGTATCATGTCGGAGGAGGAGCTGACCCATATCTTCGGGGACCTGGATGCCTACATCCCCCTCCACGAGGACCTGCTGGCCCAGCTGGCCAGAGCCACCGGCCCCGATGGCACCGTGGGACAGATAGGACAAATTGTTGTCAGCTGG TTGCCAGGGCTGAATGCATACCGAGACTACTGCAGTAACCAGGTGGCGGCCAAGGCCCTGTTGGACCAGAAGAAACAGGACCGGAGGGTGCAGGACTTCCTGCAGCGCTGCCTGGAGTCTCCCTTCAGCAGGAAGCTGGACCTGTGGAGCTTCCTGGACATCCCCCGCTCCCGCCTGTTCAAATACCCCCTCCTGCTCAAAGAGATCCTCAAACACACGACGCCCGAGCACCCTGACACTCCCCACCTGGAGGTAGCg ATCACCATCATCCAGGGTGTGTTGTCTGACATCAACATGAAGAAGGGGGAGTCAGAGAGCCAGTACTACATAGACAAGCTGGAGTATCTGGACGACAGGCAAAGAGACCCGCGCATCGACCAGTGCAAGAGTCTGTTGTGTCACGGCGAGCTACGCAACAAGAGCGGAACA AAGCTGCATGTGTTCCTGTTCACAGAGCTGTTGGTGATGACCCGGCCTGTGACGCGGAACGAGCACCACTGTTTCCAGGTGTACCGGCAGCCAATCCCGGTGCAGGACCTGGTGCTGGAGGACCTGCAGGATGGAGACGTCAAAATGGGTGGCTCCTTCAGAGGAGCATTCAGTAACTCAGACAAAG CCAAGAACATCTTCCGTGTGCGTTTCCATGACCCGTCTCGGGGCCAGTCCCACACGCTGCAGGTCAACGACGTCTTCCACAAGCAGCAGTGGCTCAACTGCCTGCGCAGCGCCATCTCCGTCCACCACCCCGCCGACGCCGCCGTCACCACGCCCGCTTCCTCCCCGGCAGCCGACGCCCACTCCAAGCGGCTCTCCTCCAAAATCTCCTCCGTCATCCACACGGAGGAGGCCGACGAGAACTGCCCTTTGACGCCTGCAGGTGCAATGTCCGCCTCCAGTTCGCTATGCGGGGACGAGACCCCCAGTCCCACCTCAACATCTCCCTCCTCccgctcctcatcctcctcttcatcaccACTATCCTCCCCGTCGCCCAAACACAAAACCAAAAAGGACAAGCGCTCCCTCTGTGCTTTAGGGAAGAGGAAGGAGACCATGGTGTAA